A region of Acidithiobacillus ferridurans DNA encodes the following proteins:
- a CDS encoding glycosyltransferase, giving the protein MTATTPTVGYVLKRYPRLSETFILNEMRALERLGTPLHIFSLLRPEDAPRHPTVSEVRATVTYLPLTWPRIIFAVAKGHAVVAARAPLRYLHATGLALWWSLRTRRPLSVGKQFLRSGYVAHGCLQNNVQHLHAHFANAPATVARLAGVMCNIPYSFTTHAKDLYLTPQEAMRRRIKSAHFVLTCTRYNVEYLRGFLPRQDWDKIHLVYHGIDLAAFPQGDSFAGFPPGENADLPLILSVGRLVPKKGMRDLVTACHLLHSRGIAFRCVIIGEGPLRQELESHIAELGLTAMVTLPGAMAHDRLLAFYGQATVFALAPHVTEDGDRDGIPNVLAEAMAAGTPVVSTAVSGIPELIEDGRTGLLVPPRDPVVLADTLERVLVDAPLRRRLATASRGKIEERFECWETAKALRALFVQSVQP; this is encoded by the coding sequence ATGACGGCGACAACCCCGACAGTAGGTTATGTACTGAAGCGCTATCCGCGCCTTTCGGAAACTTTTATCCTCAACGAAATGCGCGCACTCGAGCGTCTGGGTACCCCCCTGCACATCTTTTCGCTCCTGCGGCCCGAGGACGCCCCCCGGCATCCCACGGTTTCCGAGGTCCGGGCGACCGTAACCTATCTTCCCCTCACCTGGCCCCGGATCATTTTTGCGGTAGCCAAGGGCCATGCCGTCGTGGCAGCCCGGGCACCGCTACGCTACCTGCATGCCACCGGGCTCGCGTTGTGGTGGTCTCTCCGTACCCGTCGGCCACTGAGCGTCGGGAAACAGTTTCTGCGTTCCGGTTATGTGGCGCATGGTTGTCTGCAGAACAACGTTCAACACCTCCACGCCCACTTCGCCAATGCACCCGCCACGGTCGCTCGCCTGGCCGGGGTCATGTGCAATATTCCCTACAGCTTCACAACGCACGCCAAGGATCTCTACCTGACCCCCCAGGAAGCCATGCGCCGACGGATCAAGTCGGCGCATTTCGTCCTCACCTGCACCCGCTACAATGTCGAATACCTGCGCGGTTTTCTGCCGCGCCAGGACTGGGACAAAATTCATCTCGTCTACCACGGTATCGATCTCGCGGCCTTTCCTCAGGGTGATTCTTTTGCGGGTTTTCCGCCGGGGGAAAATGCCGATCTGCCCTTGATCCTTTCGGTGGGTCGCCTCGTCCCCAAAAAAGGGATGCGGGACCTGGTTACCGCTTGCCACCTGCTGCACAGCCGGGGGATTGCCTTTCGCTGCGTCATCATCGGTGAAGGCCCGTTGCGCCAGGAACTGGAGAGCCACATCGCCGAGCTGGGCCTGACGGCTATGGTAACCCTGCCGGGCGCCATGGCTCATGACCGCCTCCTGGCATTTTACGGACAAGCAACCGTTTTCGCTCTCGCCCCTCATGTAACGGAGGACGGAGACCGGGACGGCATCCCCAACGTCCTTGCGGAAGCCATGGCGGCTGGCACGCCCGTGGTCTCCACCGCGGTTTCGGGTATCCCCGAATTGATCGAAGACGGCCGTACCGGGCTGCTGGTACCGCCGCGGGACCCGGTGGTGTTGGCCGACACCCTGGAACGAGTGCTTGTCGACGCGCCGCTGCGGCGCCGCCTCGCGACGGCGAGCCGGGGCAAGATAGAGGAGCGCTTCGAATGCTGGGAGACCGCCAAGGCCCTGCGCGCCCTATTCGTGCAGAGTGTGCAGCCATGA